The following is a genomic window from Malus sylvestris chromosome 12, drMalSylv7.2, whole genome shotgun sequence.
aaaagtaactttccacaggcttattcttgaactgggcgggagggttttctggtttcctccagagtataaggccgactgaagaatttgagggtcaaaacaagtccatcaaatctagagtacgttcgaccctgctgatatgggatacttttgctgttgacaaagtagtggatgtatcggcacgcggtctgttacgcttgtctccacatgcttccttgtatccttctcactttccctatcggttcctcaggcagatgtggtatcttctctggaagcataagatgttgaagatgagtactcgagagcaatgtcaggtaagtaatcaggtaaggggttccaggcagtcagttcctgactggaagcttgattccaagtgctgactgattgctctctttctccttgtcttgcaggtaagaacaaggccaaaggaaaagacagggaaaaagcatgatatggggtactcttgcttttaaccctgatgatatgagatattcttgctctggtgtagcttgtttgcagaggtattatcggggggaaagaaagctgagtatttcgagaggctttattgggagtgccttctcagatatgaggaagggttgagcatttttgcaggtctgcctgtccgttaaggatggaggtcgacatatataggagtctccctaacaagtagtaatgctattcctttaccctgcttggtcatagcacggtagtgggagctaccagcttcacgtgtgtcagagcactttgaaaaagtggtctgtggtatctggaaagttgatgttgcgtgtgaagattacaaacaagctttatccaagaagatctggctctcgaagttgagaaagcggtgcctcatcggttttcgaacaagcaatcctgtcggggatctggctctcgagattcggagaacggtgcctcttcgatttttgagagagcaatcctgctgggagtctggctctcgagattcggagagcggtgtctcttcggtttttgagaaattaatcatgttgggagtctggctctcgagattcgaagaacggtgcctcttcgattttggagcaagcaatcttgttgggagtgttttctcgaaagtgagtaaaggtagggcatgtttgctagtctaccttgccacggagcacagaggttgacacacagggactttccaattatccagcagtggtgctgttcctttatccttgtgggtaataatatgatagctagaccttcaaaatttatgtgtctaaactttgttagtgctgtttctttgctattcttttacccttggtcatagcgatgtagtgggagctgcaagcttcacgtgtctaaactttgtcagagatctttggcaaagttatctgtggtagagctgatggtgcgtgtgaaaagtgaatgattgaacagtaagattcacgtgctttctacttcaccagaaatcttcaacagaatggccgtaatttcagcaaagctgagtgtgcatgtgacaggtgctgacaaggctgaaaagtgcctcttcgatttctgagatcgacccttgtggtctctgagcagcccagcttttgagaaagcaagcctcttcgatttctaagatcgatcttcgtggtctttgagcagctcagcttttgagaaatcaaacgcctcttcgatttctgagatcggccctcgtggtctctgagcagcccagcttttgagaaagcaaacgcctcttcgatttctgagcagacgcctcttcgatttctgaagctccgttgagtgcagatttttatagaggctggcattaagtttcaaagcacacttgaatcttcaccagtagaagctcccttcttgcacttctaagatcttgatttgtccaacctcttctctcttcaacacctttgaaaatgtctggcccctccgaccgtcgttttgacttgaaccttgttgaagaggcagccacgccttcttcagacaacatatggcgcccatccttcttatcccctactggtcctcttaccgttggggattccatgatgaagaatgacatgaccgctgcggtggtggtcaagaaccttctcactcccaaagataacagactactttccaaacggtctgatgagttggctgttaaggattctctagctctcagtgttcagtgtgcaggttctgtgtctaatatggcccaacgcctatttgctcgaacccgtcaagttgaatcattggcggttgaGGTGATgcgtctcaaacaggagattagagggctcaagcatgagaataaacagttgcaccggctcgcacatggctatgctacaaacatgaagaggaagcttgaccagatgaaggaatctgatggtcaggttttacttgatcatcagcggtttgtgggtttgttccaaaggcatttattgccttcgtcttctggggctgtaccgcataataaagctccaaataatcaacctccgatgcctcttccttctagggttctgtccagtactaaggctccgaatgatccccctccgatgccttctctttctagggctctaccgactgctgagacttctcctaagcaacctttgtgaaggctccctcttgtttgtttattttgactcatgtatatgtacatatttgtaacttatcggagatatcaataaataagctttgcttcatttccaacgtattgtgttaaatacaccaaagctttcttcactgagtggggtcggctatatgaatcttagaacgccattgtgctcggtcctgtgtcatgtccttcgttagatccaaatactctaagtcttttcttagagtctcttccaaagttttcctaggtctttctctaccccttcggccctgaacctctgtcccgtagtcgcatcttctaaccggagcgtcagtaggccttctttgcacatgtccaaaccatcgtaaccgattttctttcaactttcctacaatttcggctactcctactttacctcggatatcctcattcctaatcttatcctttctcgtgtgcccacacatccaacgaagcatcctcatctccgctacacccattttgtgtacgtgttgatgcttcaccgcccaacattctgtgccatacagcatcgccggccttattgccgtcctataaaattttcccttgagcttcaatggcatacgacggtcacacaacacgccggatgcactcttccacttcatccatccagcttgtattctatggttgagatctccatctaattctccgttcttttgcaagatagatcctaagtagcgaaaacgatcgctctttggtatttcctgatctctaatcctcacccctaactcattttggcctccatttgcactgaacttgcactccatatattctgtctttgatcggcttaggtgaagacctttagattccaacacttctctccaaaggttaagcttcgcatttaccccttcctgagtttcatctatcaacactatatcgtctgcgaaaagcatacaccaaggaagcACACTGCCCTAGCCAACTTGGTTAAACCCATGTCTGCCAATTACATTGTGTTTGGTTTGTCTTTTGATAGGACTCGTAGGAGTACTTGTTAACGTAGTCGTTTAACGTTTGATTTTGTTGAGGAACTTGATATTTACTATGGAACGGTTACTTTTAGTTATATGGTAGTTGTAGTTActgttaccttttttttttttttgttatactTACTGTTTATCTCTGGCTTTCCTTTTTGCGTGTAGAGGAATGGAGAGTGCTAGAATAGCAAGGTGTAGTTATCGTGCAGTTACTGTTGTCATTGATTTGTTGGAACACAGTAAATATGCAGATATCTGTAAAGAGATATGTTTAAGGTTTAAACAACTGACAGTAGGGAGTTTTGAGCTGACATATTCTCTTCCTGAGCACCCTAATTGCTTGCTGCAATCAGATATGGATGTGCATTTGATGCTTATGTGTTTATCTATGTTGAAGAGTAGTTTTGTTGACATTTCGGTCAAGGATCTTGTAAGTTCAAATAATGAGGATGGCAATATTGCAGCGCCTAATCCTCCACCTCAGTGTCGTGCTGTTTGTAATTATGCAGCTTCTGATCAGACACCTCATACTCATAGTCATGCAGTTTCTAATCATGAAGCGTGTGATCATGATGCAACTAATCATGCAACAACTGATCATCTAGCTTCTGATCAGGCAGCGTCTAATCATGCAACGCCTGGAGCACCTAATCATGCAGCACCTGGAGCTCCTAATCGTACATTGTCTGATGATGCAACATCTAATCTGGCAACTTCTAATAATGCACCATCTAGTGATGCAACTTCTAATCATGCAGCTTCTCACCGTGCAGCGTTTATTGATGTAATATCTAACCATGATGTGTCCAATCATGAAGTATCTAATCACGTAGCATTTGATGATGTGATATCTAATCATGCATCGTGGGATGATGTAATATCTAATCATTTAGCGTCTTCATCATGCATGTTAGATAGCATCTCCAGATTTCAGGAAAGTGATACACACTTGTCTCAGGGTTGGAAGGAATACATTGATCATGTAGGCCAGAAATTTGAAGGGGGTGCAACTGGATTTCGTACGAAGTTGTGTATGTATGCCTTTGCGATGGGATTTCGTTTTGCTTATGTAAAGAATGATAAGGACCGTGTTATTGCTGAATGTTTTAAGAAGATTTCAGATGGCTGTAGTTGGCGTGTATATGCTTCAGTTTGTCGGTTGAATGGTTTTTTCTACATAAAGACTCTAAATAATGTTCACACTTGCACGGGTGTTAACCGTGAGGAGAAAAGTAAGATGATGAATGCAAAGATCGTATCTTCTATTTTGGTTGATCAAATCCGGGGGAAACCGTCTATTAAGCCAGTAGATATTGTCAAGGATTTTAAGCAGAATTATGGTCTTGATATCCCTTACCATACTGCATGGTACGCAAAAGAAATGGCTAAGAGTGAAGTTCATGGTGATGAATCCTCATCGTATAGTCGATTGGTTGGTTATAATAATGTTTTAATGTCAAGCAATCCAGGGTCGCATTGTGTCTTGGATTGTGATCCCAAGACTTCTCGCTTTCGGAGATTGTTTATTTGTTATGGTGCTTGCATTGAAGGTTTTCAGTGGTGCAGACCGTTGTTGTTCGTAGATGTGACTGTTTTAGAAAGTAAGCATGAAGGCCAACTAATTGGTGCCACCGGGAAGAATGGAAATCAAGGTATAAGTTTAAGTGATTGTTGATATGTATTTGTTAGATGAAGAAAGGCACTTTCATGGAGCTATTAGTAAAACTGGTTGACAATTACATCTCTATGTTGTATTTTTTGGTGATTGACATTATGTTAAATGTATTTGTCAACAACTATCTTTAAAAATATTAGAATACTCATCATCAATTCTGTTGTTATGTTATTCATTTGCAGGATCGTTCCCCTTTGCGTTTGCTATTGTGGACTCAGAAAATGAGGAAAATTGGAGCTGGTTCTTTGAAAATTTAGCTAAAATTTTGACCCCGCAAGGTAGGACAGTTACATTTGTATCTGATCAGAACAAAGGTCTCGTTGAAGCTGTTTCAAACATATTTCCAACATCCCCTCATGCATTTTGCTTGCAAAATTTGAAACAGAACCTTTTATCTAAATTTCCATCTACTTATGGTAAATTTTTGCGGGATCGAATTGTTGATCTTTTTTCGAAATGTGCACATGCTCCCACTAAAGCTGCTTTTGAGGTTAATTTGAGAAATTTGAAACATGAGGGTGGTGCTCCTGTTATGACCTTTCTCGAGGATCTTCCTAAGGAGAAGTGGTCATATGCCTACTTTAAGGGTAATCAATATGGTGAAACATGCAACAATGTTTCAGAAACATTTAATTCTTGGATTTTGGAGCTATGTGGCTTGCCCATCTTTCATATGGTTGATGGCATCAGGATTAAACTCATGAGAATGATGGCTGAGTTGAGTCGTGAAGCAGAGCAATGGTCTTCTGTTCTATGCCCTGAGATGGAGAAAACCTTGAACGAAATATTGATGCTTGGTAGGAATTGGAATGTCAGTCGTTCTACTGCTTCTGTATATGAGGTGCATGCCGATTATTCTGTTATGGTTGATCTGCATAATCGTCTATGCACCTGTCATGAGTGGCAAATTAAAGGCTTTCCATGTGTTCATGCACTTGTTGCTGTACAAAAACATTCTGGTATCATTTATGAATATATTGATGACCTCTTCAAGTCAAGCTACTTTAGAAGTTCATACGGGTTTCGTATCTCTCCTGTACCTGACACTAAGAACGTGATGGATGAGGGTTCAGAAGATGTTATCATGCCTCCGCCTACTAAGAAGAGAAGAGGTAGACCAAGGACTAAAATGCCAAAATCTCTTGGTGAAGTTTAAAAGGTTAGTAAGTGTGGTTCTGCTGGAGTACATGAGAAGTGTATCTCAAATATAGTGGTttatattttcatgtttttattGAAGAAACTGTCGCGCTATTACTTTCTTTACTAGCTGTCAATCAAATAACAAGATATTGTGCAACACAATTAAAAGGTAGCACAAAAACGAAGAGCCACAAAGATGAGAGAACTTTACTTGATGTACTCTTGTATCATACATAAACAATATAACAAACTATACTCTCTGCATATTTGTCTTACAGCTTGATCTTTTTCTTTGTGGAACCAAAACAGGGGTAAATTAAATGTTTTGGCTGCTGAATGAAGATAATAGCTTTTGGAGAACACAGGATGAACTGAGTTTACCGAATCGTGTAAATTTTAAGAATAACTTAAGGATTTTTTTTCAGTAAAGTAATCAATTTAGAAACAGAAAAGTAAGGACTCTTCGAGCTCTCTCTTCTTGCAACCCTCAACAATATCCTTCAGtgataatattttccaacaaaccAGGTAGATGTACTATACTAATCTCCTTCTTTACTTCTTAGATCTATATAGTTATATTCATTCTGGATCTgacattttgtttatttatttaggtGTATTGATTGATTAAATCAGGTCTCTCTGACTCTCCTCCTAGTCtggttttatttcttttttaatttttggcatcctttttggtacaaatttcagcTTTGTTTAAATCCACAAGAttgttttttaaaaatattttgtgaATAATAACTCGAAATATAGGTTGAATGtattgtatttgttaattcttTAGGATTCAATTTCTCACAGATCTTTGTTTCATTTCTGGTGATaagagctatatatatatatatatttgtacccCTTGTTTTGTTTGCTGAGAAAATGAAGGAGAATAAGAACAAAACTATGGCCTTATGATATTTATTCGTTTTGTTTCCTGTGTGAATGGACCTTTTTAGTTCATCTACGCCCAAAAGTTTGTCCTTGTCAGTCAAATGGAGTATGTATTTTTTCAAGCTTCTGAGATAAGAAATATTGATATTAAATTTGAGCTTCTCACCTCACCCGTTGGATCATGGATCTGTTTAGTCGTACACCTGATGCTATGCTTGTATGTCGGGTTAGTGTTCGTTAAGGGGAATTGGATGATAAGTCAGGTTTGTTGAGGGTATCAAATGAAATACTTGTGGCATAATTCTTCATATATGTACATTGTTCGACTGATCTGTTAATCACATTCCTTGCTTTCTTCCTGCCAGGTGGGATAAATATTCAAATAATGTGCTGGGATTTCAATAAACTCGAAGCTTAGAAGTTTTCGTCTTGTTGGATGGATGATATGTAAATTGTATTTTCGTTATTCTTATAATCAATTAGAATGCATTGGGGGTCGATTTGGTTTTATGGCGGGTGCAGTACATCCAAGTTAAGATTGAGTTCATTCTGTTCGTATTGCTGTAGGTTCCCAGATCCTTCGGAATCTCGTTAACTAGTTTTTCAGAACTTGACTTGAGATGGATGGTGTTCAAGTTATATTAGCTTTTAACAATCTGGATTTTACCAATTTCGTTATTGGGGTCATGAACCAGAAtggagtttttctttttcttttgattttctgtCACTTGTTTATACCTTATGACATTTTATGTTCATTCCCAATGCGACCGGAGTTTCAGGGCGTAACCCGAAAACCTGTAAACTCTTAAGGTAAAATCTTGcctcatttttgttttttcttcttcgaaTAAactattatctatactaagggatgtggtttaaattcatctttggcgagaatcgaatctaagactttgcaagtgaagatgaatactactagactaTAGTATTAAGTGGCAAATCCCGcctccttttattttctttgttttgatatCAACATAGCTACTGTGcagagaccaaagtgaggaCTCGTTTGGTAGAGCTTTTAGCATTTTAGGTTTTTTGTCAAGTTTTGAGCCCTCTGAGACCATCTCCGAGAGAAGCAGTGAAACCATTAAAACTCTATTTTAAAGAGTTAAATCTAAAAGCCTATCCCCAAGATACTCTATAAAGGACTATATATAATAGCAAAGTGAACAGTTGCTCTTTAAATTTAGTAATTGTTGGTTTTAGAAAACGAGTAGATTGAGTTCGAATTGTCTCTGGCGCTATCTACTACATAAGTAGTTTCATAGCAGTTCTATCACTTGATTATGAAAGACCCGATTTTGGACACCCACTGTGGGCGGGCTCAATCAATATAATTTATGATTTTTCAAGTATTGGATTACTAATTGTAAATTGTGATCCAACATATTTCGGAATAAATGTGTTAAAAAGCCTAGGGGCTGCTTTCCCGTTGTAGTCATTGCGAACTCATTCCTATCCCTTTGGGaactttaataataaaatattcaaaatttgttAAAATACAGAGTTGCTGGAGATGAAAAGTTAAACTGACTAGTTAAAATAGGTTTTTTTTAACACTGTTCACTTACTAGTTTAACAGAGCTTCTCTTAGAGCTACACTAAGTTGTTTGGTGAAGCtctcaaaatcttattttagcAGAATCTCCCACATTTCTTTTGTTTCGATACTCATAAACACATAGAAGCCTTTGTGTGAATGTCAGCAAGTTGATTTTGACTAGGAACATACTGACCTTGTAGAAGATGAGCAAGAACCAATTCACAAATGTAGTGGTACTCAATTTTCACATGCTTAGTACGATCATGAAAAACTGGATTTGATGCCAAGGAAATCGTAGACACATTGTTACACCACATAGTAGGAATTTTGGATAAAGGAAATCCAATGCCTCTGATGATTTAACGAATCCAGGTGATTTC
Proteins encoded in this region:
- the LOC126593716 gene encoding uncharacterized protein LOC126593716: MESARIARCSYRAVTVVIDLLEHSKYADICKEICLRFKQLTVGSFELTYSLPEHPNCLLQSDMDVHLMLMCLSMLKSSFVDISVKDLVSSNNEDGNIAAPNPPPQCRAVCNYAASDQTPHTHSHAVSNHEACDHDATNHATTDHLASDQAASNHATPGAPNHAAPGAPNRTLSDDATSNLATSNNAPSSDATSNHAASHRAAFIDVISNHDVSNHEVSNHVAFDDVISNHASWDDVISNHLASSSCMLDSISRFQESDTHLSQGWKEYIDHVGQKFEGGATGFRTKLCMYAFAMGFRFAYVKNDKDRVIAECFKKISDGCSWRVYASVCRLNGFFYIKTLNNVHTCTGVNREEKSKMMNAKIVSSILVDQIRGKPSIKPVDIVKDFKQNYGLDIPYHTAWYAKEMAKSEVHGDESSSYSRLVGYNNVLMSSNPGSHCVLDCDPKTSRFRRLFICYGACIEGFQWCRPLLFVDVTVLESKHEGQLIGATGKNGNQGSFPFAFAIVDSENEENWSWFFENLAKILTPQGRTVTFVSDQNKGLVEAVSNIFPTSPHAFCLQNLKQNLLSKFPSTYGKFLRDRIVDLFSKCAHAPTKAAFEVNLRNLKHEGGAPVMTFLEDLPKEKWSYAYFKGNQYGETCNNVSETFNSWILELCGLPIFHMVDGIRIKLMRMMAELSREAEQWSSVLCPEMEKTLNEILMLGRNWNVSRSTASVYEVHADYSVMVDLHNRLCTCHEWQIKGFPCVHALVAVQKHSGIIYEYIDDLFKSSYFRSSYGFRISPVPDTKNVMDEGSEDVIMPPPTKKRRGRPRTKMPKSLGEV